From the genome of Streptomyces sp. NBC_01142:
GTATTCCCTCGATGCGTAGCCCTTCCAGCCGTTGCGCGCCGGTGTTCGCTCGCTAACGTGTCCCTTGTGACAGGTGTAATCGGGACAGAAGCCGCATTGGTCGTCCGGTTCAACGACAGCATCAACGGCCGGGACATCGACGGTCTCGCATGCCTGATGTCGGACGACCACATCTTCATCGACATGGAGGGAGGGGTTTTCGCGGGGAAGCAGAACTGTCTCCATGCGTGGCGGGATTTCTTCTCCGCGTTCCCCGACTACCGCAACGTCTTCGTCTCCCTCACACTGCAGGGCAACGTCGTCACCGTCGTCGGGCACTCCATGTGCTCGGAACCGGCCCTTGCCGGACCGGCTCTGTGGACCGCCACGATCCGGGACGGCGAGGTCGCCGAGTGGCGTGTCTTCGCGGACTCGACGGAGATCCGCGAGCAACTGGGGGTCTAGCGAACCGGATCCGGTCCCACGGCTTCGGCCTTGTCCAGTTCTTCGTCCAGCGCCATGGCTGCCGTGATGAGGGACAGATGGGTGAATGCCTGAGGGAAGTTGCCCAGTTGCTCTCCCGCCGGGCCGATCTCCTCGGCGAAAAGACCGACATGGTTGGCGTAGGTGAGCATCTTCTCGAAGGCGTAGCGTGCCTCGTCGACCCGCCCCGCGCGGGCGAGAGCCTCCACGAAGTGGAAGGTGCACAGGGTGAAGGTGCCCTCGGAGCCCTGCAGGCCGTCGGGGGAGGCGGACGGGTCGTAGCGGTAGACGAGACTGTCGGAGACCAGCTCGCGTTCGATGGCGTCGAGAGTGGAGAGCCAGCGCGGGTCCTTGGGCGAGAGGAACCCGACGAGCGGCATGAGCAGCAGTGAGGCATCCAGGACGTCGGCATCGTAGTGCTGGACGAAGGCCTGCTGCTTCTCACTCCAGCCGCGCTCCATCACCTGCATGAAGATCGCGTCGCGGGTGGCGGTCCAGCGGTCCAGGTTGGCGGGGCGCGCGTGCTCCCTGGCGAGGCGGATGACGCGGTCGAAGGCCACCCAGGACATCAGCCGGCTGTAGGTGAAGTTTTTGCGGCCGCCGCGGGTCTCCCAGATGCCTTCGTCGGGCCGGTCCCAGTGGTCGGCCAGCCAGTCCATGACGCCCCTGATGGCCTGCCAGCCCTGATAGCCGGCGGTCTCCGCGATGTCGGTTCCGTGAGCGATGGCGAACGCCGCCTCGCCGTAGATGTCCAACTGGAGCTGGTCGGCGGCTCCGTTGCCGATGCGTACGGGGAAGGATCCGCGGTAACCCTCGAAGTGGTCGAGCAGTTTCTCGTCGAGGCAGGGGTCACCGTCCACCCGGTACATGATCTGCAGTGGCTCGCCGGTCACGGTCGCGTCGGCGGCCACCCGCAGGCCGAGCCACCGGCGGAAGGCGTTGGCCTCTTCGGTGAAACCCAGTTCGGTCAGGGACCGTACGGACAGCGAGGCGTCCCGGATCCAGGTGTAGCGGTAGTCCCAGTTGCGCTCGCCGCCGATCTGTTCGGGCAGTCCCGCGGTGGCTGCGGCGATCGGTGCACCACTGGGTGCGTAGGTGAGCAGTTTGAGTGTGATGGCCGAGCGGTTGACGGTCTGCCGCCAGCGGCCTCGGTACCGGGACGTGCGCAGCCATCGGTGCCAGAACTGGACGGTCGCCAGCAAAGTGGCCTTGGCTGTCTCGGCGGTGAGGGGTTCGGGCGGCTCTCCGCCGGCGGCGCAGGCGGTCAGTACGACGGCGGCGGCTTCTCCCGCCCCGAGTGTGACGGTGCCCAGGACGTCGTTGCCGTTGGCGTGGTCGGTGCTCAGTGGTGTCGTGCTCTGCAGGTGCACATCGAGGCCCGCACCGGTGAAGACGGCGGCGTCGCCCGACTCGGTCAGGGTGAGTGTGTGCGGGGCACGGCCGTAGTCGAAGCGAGGTCTGCACTCCACGGTGAACCGCACGCTGCCCCGCATCACTCGCATCAGCCGGAAGATACGGTGCCGGTCCGTCGCGGTTTCGGGGGTGTCCACCGGCATGAAGTCGACGATCTCGCCCACTCCTTCGGTGGTGAGGAAGCGAGTGATCAGGACTGCGGTGTCGGGGGAGTAGAGCTGGGTGACCCGGGCGTCCGGATGGTCGGCCGTGATCCGGAAAGTGCCGCCGCGCTCTTGGTCGAGCAGGGCGGCGAAGATGCTGGGCGAGTCGAATCGCGGCGCGCAGAACCAGTCGATGGCCCCGTCGGAAGACACCAGGGCGGCGGTCTGCAGGTCGCCGATCATCCCGTGGTCGGCGATGGGCGGGTAGTCGCGCATCGGGGTTCTCCCTCCTCCTGAGCCGATGCCCGTCGGCGGACCACCGGCTCGAGAACGCATCACTGGCCATGACTATTGGCACTCATTTATGCACATACCGTCATGTATGTGTGCACGCTATGACCGTGGACGCCGATGTGCAACGCATGCGTCGCCCTTCGTGAGCCTCGCTCTCGCGAGCGTCCCCTTTCGTGAGCCTCCTTTCGGGAACCGCCGGTCCGGTCCGGGCGGGCTACTGGGCATCCGGGCCCTGTGCGCGCACCTCCTGTACATGCTGGAGGGAGTCACGCAGATCGCTCAGCCAGGTGTCCGTGTTGCGCTGCACCAGTCGGACGCACCACGCCAGAGCGTCGCTGCGGCTTCGGGCGACGCCGCCGGCAATCAGGGTGTCGAGCACCTGGCGTTCGGGCTGGCGCAGTCGTGTCATCACGGGTGCGGACACGGTGGTGTAGAGCGCTCGCCTGCCGCCGCATTCCACGCCCCACGAAACCTTGCGCCCGAACCGCTGCTCGGCGTCGCGGGCCACCGCGATGCGGTCGTCGCGCGTACGTTCCCGGAACTCCGCAATGCGCCCGTCCAGAGAAGCGTCGCGTTCCGCCTGGGACACCTGGGATGCCTCGGAAGTCGGGGATGCCTCTGCGTCGAGGTCGGGCTCCGGGATCCGGCCGATGACGGTGATCTCCTCACGGTCCACCGTCACCTCCAGGAGCTCGACGAACAGTCCGTCCGGCAGCCGCCCGGCGAACCAGTCGCGCAGCACCTTTTCCTGCTCGTTCGTAATCATGTAATCAAACTTACGCCGCCAGGCGAGAGATGGAAGGGGGAAGGAAGAGGAAAAGGTCAGCCCACGGCGTAATGGCCAAGGACTCCTATCCGTGACCGGGATCCCGGCAGTGTCCACTTGCGGTTGCTTCGCTCCAGCGGACAGGAGCCCCGGGTCTGATGCCGGCGGAACCGCTCGTGCTGCTGCTTCTGGTCAGCATCCCTCGGGGGTGGGGTAGCGGTAGCAGTACCTGGCCGATGGCGGTTGGGGGGGGCGAGAGCTGCCGGCCACACGCTGATCAGCCCCCGCGAACTGCTCGGCCTGGCCGCTCTCGACCCGCACACCCCGCGCCGCCCACCGGTCCAGGACGGCTCGATGGGTGAGGTCATCGAGTGGGCGGACGTGGCCGCCGATAGTGATGTGCCGGTTACCGAGGTCGACGTCGTCCAGTTGCATCATGCGGATCATCTTCGGTCGTGCTGCATGGGCGGCGGCCAGAGCCGTGATCAGCCGGACGTCGGGGCTTGTGGCGGTGGCGATCGCCTCGTCAATATCCGCTTGCCCGGCTCCGCGCCCCGGACGGCCGGCCCGGCTGTGCCGCCGAGTCCGTCAGCGGCTACCAGGAGAGCAGCCGGTCCTGCTGTCCCAGGCGTTCGACCTGATGGTCCAGCAGACGGGTCTGGGCGTACGGGAGCTGGCCCAGGAACTCGCCCAGGAACTGGCCTGGACGCCGACGCGGGTCAGGGAATTGCTGGGGATGCCGGACACCGGGCCGGTGCTACGGCTGGTGTGAGAGACGTGCAGTCGGCGTTTCCGGCACGCCGGGGGCACCTCACTCATCGCGTCATGCATGGTCCTGCCCCGCTGCCTCATCCCACGCGCGTGCCCATGGTGATCCACCAGCGTGATGAGAACTGACACGGCCTGATCCAGCAGGCCCTACACGGCACCGTGTGGCCGGTCCCTCGACGGGACCGGCCCACGTTGTCTCTGTGCCGGGGCATCGGGTGCCCAGCTCCTGGGGCCGCTGTGCACCCGGTCCGGAGTTCTACTGGACCCGGCCGCAGCCGTCGTCGTCGCCGTCGACGATGTTGCAGAGCCGGAAGCGGACATCCAGCACATATTAGAAGTTCAGTGAGCGGGTGAGCGTTTGACCGCGAAGCACAGTCGCGAGGGGACCGACGACGGGGGGCCTGCTGCCTCTGCGCGACCTGCGGTGGACGCGGCCGCGGGACGGCGGGACGATGGAAGCCCACTGCTGTCCGCTCAGCCCCTTCCCGCTAGCCCACGAGGCGATTTGCGAGGTGTGGTGATGAGGCTACGACGCGCCGCCGCCGCGGCGGTTCTACCGATCCCCCTGATGTGCGTGTGGATGGCTCCGCCGGCCGCCGCGGCCAGTACGCACACCATCTCCCTGACGGGTCGGTTGTTCGTGACGAACGGGCCCGGAATCGGGTCAAGTAGATCCTCCCGGACACTCCCGCTGAACATGACGACCGCCCTGAGCCACGACAGACCGCAAAGCACGCTGACCACGTCGACGTGCGCGGGCGACGAGAGCCGGGGCGTCCTGACCGTCCACTTCCAGCTCAGGTCCAACGAATCGGTCGTGGTATCACCCAAGCTCCAGCTCTTCGAGGGGTCGAGCTGCAGCTCCAACGACCTCGACGCAGAGGACGAGGGCATTCAGACAGCCTTCGCCCCCCGCAAGTCCCTGACATGGAGCCTGAAGGCCAGCAACGACGAGTTCGGGTCCAGCGACTTCACCACGGCGAGCCTCACCCTGAAACACGCCGGCGGCTCAGGCACCGGGATCGGTCGACCGGCTGAACCGTCGGCCGTGGTCGCCACCAGGTCCGCCGAGGACCCCACTGCCGTGCGTGTGGAGTGGGAGAACCCCGCGACCGACGAGACGAGTGTGCAGATCCGCAACACCACCATCAACCAGACCAAGGGCCTGCCCCGGGACGCCACGGCCTTCACCTGGTCCGGCCTGCAGCCGGTCAAACAGTGCTTCCAGGTGCGGGCGGTCAACAACGTCGGCGAGTCGGACTGGACACCGGTGAACCCCAAGGGCGAGTGCGCCTGACGATGCGGCGGGGAAACCCCGGAGGTCTGGGCTCGGGGAAACGGTCGCCCGCTGTTGTTCCCCACCAGGCCCCAGTCGCCGTCCACCAGCGTCCAGTTCGTCAACAGCTCTTCTGGCGACCACTCTTGCCGCACGCCCGCCCCTTTGGCCTCGATCACTCGATCAGACCAACGACGGCTCCCAGGGCAGGGAAACGGGGCCCGCCCGGCTACCCGCGACCTACTTTGCGGCTGGTGTCCGGTCAGGACTCCGGGGCCGTAATGCGCGCGCACGACCCTGGTGCAGGGCGGTGCCGGCCGGGCGCTCGCGCGCCCCCGGGGTGCCGCCTAGAGTTGCGTACATCGGACCAGGACGGTGGCTACCCCTGCCCGTGCCCCTGGGAGGGCCCCATGACCCGCATCTCACTGACGGTCGACGGCACGACGTACGACCGCACGACGTACGAGAACGAGGCGGAACCTCGTCTTCTCCTTGTCCACCACCTGCGCGATCGCCTGGGTCTCACCGGCACCCCCATCGGATGCGACACCACCGTCTGCGGGACCTGCGCGGCCCAACGGGACGGTGAGAGCGTCGAGAGCTGCTCAGTCCCGGCCGTCCAGGCCGACGGGGGCAGAGTGACGGCCATCCAGGGCGGCCCGGCCTCCGGCGCCTCGCACAGCAGCCGCATCCGCGCGACCGGGTTCCCCCCGCCCAGGCCCCCAAGCCGGTGCTTCGCCCGGTGACCGCCGAGCACCTGCGTCACCGTGACAGGGAGCGCCCGGCGGCGGTGGTGGGAGGCGTGGCCGATGCGTGAGATTCTTCCTGCGCTGAGCCGCTGGTACGCATCGGGAAGCCCCTTCGGGCTCGCCACGGTCGTCGCGGTCAGCCGCAGTGCGCCGCGCGGCCCCGGGGCGGCGATGGCGGTGGGCCCGGGCGACCAGGTCGTGGGCAGCGTCTCCGGCGGCTGCGTCGAGGGCGCCGTTTTCGAACTGGCCAAGGAAGTCGTGGAGAGCGGTCGGGCACAGTTGCGGACCTTCGGCTACAGCGACGAGGACGCGTTCGCCGTCGGCCTCACCTGCGGCGGCGAAATCACGCTCCTCGTACGCTCCGTGTCGGCCGCGGCCGACGTCTCCTTCGGCGAGGTCGCCGCGTCGGTCGCCGAGCACCGTCCCGTGGTGGTGGCGACCGTGATCGACGGCCCTGCCCCGTGCGGTGCGACGCTGGCCGTATGGCCGGACGCGGTGTCCGGCTCACTGGGATCGAGCGGCCTCGACGCGGCGGTCACCGCCGACGCGCGCGGCGAGTTGGAGCAAGGGGCGACGGGCCTGCGTCACTACGGGCCGCACGGCGAGCGGCGCGAGGACGACGTCACGGTGTTCCTGGAATCCTTCGCCCCGCCGCCGCGGATGCTGGTCTTCGGCGCGATCGACTTCGCCGCGGCGGTGGCCCGGATCGGCGCGTTCCTCGGCTACCGGGTGACCGTGTGCGACGCGCGCCCGGTCTTCGCCGACCCGCGGCGCTTCCCGGACGGGGCCGAGGTGGTGGTCGACTGGCCGCACCGGTACCTGCGCGGCACGGAGGTCGACGGGAAGACCGTGATGTGCGTGCTCACCCACGATCCGAAGTTCGACGTTCCGCTGCTCGAGGTCGCCCTGCGTTCCCCGGCGGCGTACATCGGTGTGATGGGCAGCCGCCGCACGCACGAGGACCGGCTCGAGCGGCTGCGGGAGAGAGGACTCGACGAGGCGGAGCTGGCGCGGTTGCGGTCCCCCATCGGCCTCGACCTCGGCGCCCGCACCCCCGAGGAGGTGGCCGTCTCGATCGCGGCGGAAATCGTCGCGCTGCGCTGGGGCGGCAGCGGCAGCCCGCTGGCGGACACCTCCGGGGCGATCCATCCACCGCGACTCAGGCCCGTGTGAGCCGTACTGACCGGCCCGGTCCGGCCGCGACGACAGCATCACGCCGATCATGTTCGTGTTCCTGTTCACGTATGTCTTCGGCGGGCAGATGGCGGGCTCTCCCCAGCAATACCTCCAGTACGCCCTCGCCGGAATCATCGTCCAGAACGCGCTTTTCATGAGCATGTACACCGCCATGTCGCTGAACACCGACCTCACCAAGGGCGTCTTCGACCGACTGCGGAGTCTGCCCATCGCCCGGTCGGCTCCACTGTTCGGGCGGATCACTGCCGACCTTGCCAAGCAGCTCTGGGCGATGCTCCTGATGATCGGACTCGGCCTTCTGCTGGGGTTCCGGGTCACCGGCGGTCTTGCCGGCTTCCTCGGCGGGATCCTGCTGATGCTGACCTTCGCCGCCGCCGTGTCGTGGACGGCGGTGCTGATCGGAATGCTGGCGGGCGACGCCGAGAAGGTGCAGGTCTTCGCGTTCACGCTGATCTTCCCGATCACCTTCACCAGCAGCGCCTTCGTCCAGGTCGACACCATGCCGGGCTGGCTGCAGGCATGGGTCGGCGTCAACCCCGTCACGCATCCGTCGGACGCCTTCCGCGGGCTTCTGCTCGGCACTCCCGCGGGCGAGCCGATTGTGTGGTCCCTGGTGTGGGCGGCGGGTATCGCGGTGGTCTTCATACCGCCGGCGATGCGGGCGTACCGCTCCAGGGGCTGACGGGGCGCGGGGACCGAGGACGTCGGTTGTCGCCGACCGACACCGGCCACTGGGAGCCCCTGTGGTGGCCACCGGGTGGCCGCACCCCACCGCAGCGGCAGTGCACACACCGCGACCGGGCAGCTGAACGGGCTGCCCGCGGGCCGGAGTTCACGGCGCGCCTGGTCGACCTTGAACACGGTCACCGGACCCGGCCGCTGATTCGCCGCGAAGAGTCCGACTTTCCTGCGCGGCGGACGTGCCCGCCGGGTGCCCGCCGTGGGAGCGCGGGAGAAGTTGCGGGCACAGAAACAGGTGCAGAAATGGGCGGAAACGTGTGGTGAAGCATCTCCGGACCAGGCACGAAGCGAAAAATACATGCCGTGCACATCCGTTCGCATTGTGCTACTGTCGATCTCAGTTGCAGTTGTGGTTCCCAAAACTTCAAGTGCTCTCGCTGGTTCTGTGTATCCGGTGGGCGCACTTTTTTATTTCCGGTGCAGTTTTCCGGATGGGGCAATCATTACGGCGACGCGGGGGTTCGCACAGTGCGGACTCCCCGGGCTCTGCCCCGAAGGAGATATGACATGGCTACTGGCACCGTGAAGTGGTTCAACGCGGAAAAGGGTTTCGGCTTCATCGAGCAGGAGGGTGGCGGTCCTGACGTGTTCGCCCACTACTCGAACATCGCCGCCCAGGGCTTCCGTGAGCTGCAGGAAGGCCAGAAGGTGAACTTCGACGTCACGCAGGGCCAGAAGGGCCCGCAGGCGGAGAACATCACCCCCGCCTGACGCTGAGGCGTACGGCGCAGCTGGGGCCCGCACCATCGCGTGCGGGCCCCAGCTCGTTGCTTTTCTTGTTCAGTTTTCCTGATCCGGTATCTCAGCCGCCGCCGTTGTCTGCCGCAGCCCGGATTCGTTTTCGTCTTTTCTTCGGCTCGTTCCTGCGATTCTCTGCGCTGTTCAGTGCTGCCGGGAATTCCTCGATACGTGCCGCATCGAGGAAGGTTCTGCATGAACCGTAATGCCCGCACGAACGACCGCTACTCCCGCTCCCGTACGGGCGGTTCCGCCGGCTCTGCAGGCTCTGGGGGTTCCGGCCGGGACGGCCGCTTCCGCTCGCAGGCGACGGGCCGGCCGGCCGGTTCGGGCCGTTCCGGCGGCTACGGGCGCCGTCCCGCCGCGGTGCAGGGCGAGTTCGCGCTCCCCAAGACGATCACTCCGGGCCTGCCCGCCGTCGAGGCGTTCGCCGATCTCGACATGCCCGCCCCGCTGCTGGCGGCGCTCAGCGCCGAGGGTGTGACCGTGCCGTTCCCGATCCAGGCGGCGACTCTGCCGAACTCGCTGGCCGGCCGTGACGTCCTGGGCCGCGGACGCACCGGATCGGGCAAGACCCTCGCCTTCGGCCTGGCGCTGCTGGCCCGCACCGCCGGACAGCGCGCCGAGCCCCGCCAGCCGCTGGCGCTGGTCCTTGTCCCCACCCGGGAGCTGGCCCAGCAGGTCACCGACGCACTCACCCCCTACGCCCGGTCGCTGAGGCTGCGGCTTGCCACCGTCGTCGGCGGGATGTCCATCGGCCGGCAGGCCGGCGCCCTGCGCGGCGGCGCCGAAGTCGTCGTGGCCACCCCCGGACGGCTCAAGGACCTCATCGAGCGCGGCGACTGCCGCCTGGACCGGGTCGCGATCACCGTCCTGGACGAGGCCGACCAGATGGCCGACATGGGCTTCATGCCCCAGGTCACCGCGCTCCTGGACCAGGTACGCCCCGAGGGCCAGCGGATGCTGTTCTCCGCCACCCTGGACCGCAACGTCGACCTCCTGGTCCGCCGCTACCTGCACGACCCCGTCGTCCACTCCGTCGACCCCTCCGCCGGCGCGGTCACCACGATGGAACACCACGTACTGCACGTCCACGGCGCCGACAAGCACGCCACCACCACCGAGATCGCCGCCCGCGACGGCCGCGTGATCATGTTCCTGGACACCAAGCACGCCGTCGACCGGCTCACCCAGGACCTGCTCAACAGCGGCGTACGCGCCGCCGCACTGCACGGCGGCAAGTCCCAGCCCCAGCGCACCCGCACCCTGGCCCAGTTCAAGACCGGCCACGTCACCGTCCTGGTCGCCACCAACGTCGCCGCCCGCGGCATCCACGTCGACAACCTCGACCTCGTCGTCAACGTCGACCCGCCCAGCGACCACAAGGACTACCTCCACCGCGGCGGCCGCACCGCCCGCGCCGGCGAGTCCGGCAGCGTCGTCACCCTGGTCCTGCCCAACCAGCGCCGCGACATGGCACGCCTGATGGCCGACGCCGGCATCACCCCGCAGACCACCCAGGTCCGCTCCGGCGAGGCCGAACTCAACCGCATCACCGGCGCCCAGGCACCCACCGGCATCCCCGTCACCATCACCGCACCCGTCACCGAACGCCCCAAGCGCAGCACCACCTCAACCCGCGGCCGACGCAGCCGCCCCGCCCAGGCCCGACGCAACAACGCCGCACCCCAGACACGCACCGCCACCTCACAGCGGTCCTCGTCGATGGGCAGCGCCGCCTAACCGCCCACACCGTGCTCACCCGTGATCGAGTTCTCGCTCTCCACCCAACCCTGCTGAGGTCACCATGCGTTGCGTCATTGCCCGCTTCCCCTTCGACCTCGTCAAGGCTGACGTGGAGCAGTCGATGAAGGGCATCAAGCCCGAACCCGTCACGGGTGAGTCCGTGATCATCGGCCGCCGTACCTTTCCCGTCAAGCAGGTGGGAGAAGCCATCACCAGGCAGGACCGCCGCGACTTCTCCGCCGGTGAGGTGACCAGGGCACTGACGCGCCTCGGCTTTACGTGCCGGGACGGGCAGTGAGCCGGTCCTCGGCAGCCCAGGGCGAATAACCGCTGAACGCCCCATTGCTGTACGCCCCCGCGAAACGCCGCAGTTGGTACGGCTCCGAGTTCGTCCGACGACAGCCCAGGACGAGCCCCGCATTACCTTCTATAGTGGAAGTAATGCCTCCAACCGGCCTGCTGATGCACGTGGCCGGTGCGTGCGCAAGCGGGAGGATCAATGGCCGGTTTCACGATCCACCTCGATGAGAGTGCCGGCCCTCCCTGCACCCACGCAATGATCATTGGGGTGGGCAAGTACCCCCATCTTGCCGGGGGAGAGGCGCCCGCGGCCAACCCCGACGGGATGAAGCAACTCTCCTCGCCGCCCCTCTCGGCCCGCGCGTTCGCGACGTGGCTGCTGGCCGAATACGACCACCCGCAGAAGCCGTTGGGCAGCCTCGCCCTGCTGCTCAGTGAGAACGAGCCTGTTCCGTTTCTGAATCCGAAGACGGGGACCGCTCACCACGTCGAAGTTGCCACCATCGACAACATCTTCACGGCGGTCAAGGAGTGGAGGCGTCGCGGCCACAGTCACGACGACAACCGGCTCGTCTTCTACTTCTGCGGCCACGGCGTCTCACAGGGAGACGACATGTCGCTCCTCGCTGCCGACGTCTTCGCCGACGAGGACAACCCGCTCAACGGCGCACTGGATTTCAGGGAGCTGATGAATGGGCTGAAGAAATGCAGAGCCGTCGAGCAGGTGTTCTTCGTGGATGCCTGCCGGGCGAACTCCGACGTTCTCATCGAGGAGTTCGGCAGCTTCGCGGGCCAGGTACCGCTCGCGGCGGGGAACCGCCCGAAGGAGTTCCCCAGACGGCTGCACATTCCCTACTACGCCACGTTGGACGGGGAACGGTCCCATGCGCGTCACGGCCAGGTCA
Proteins encoded in this window:
- a CDS encoding nuclear transport factor 2 family protein, which translates into the protein MTGVIGTEAALVVRFNDSINGRDIDGLACLMSDDHIFIDMEGGVFAGKQNCLHAWRDFFSAFPDYRNVFVSLTLQGNVVTVVGHSMCSEPALAGPALWTATIRDGEVAEWRVFADSTEIREQLGV
- a CDS encoding cold-shock protein, whose product is MATGTVKWFNAEKGFGFIEQEGGGPDVFAHYSNIAAQGFRELQEGQKVNFDVTQGQKGPQAENITPA
- a CDS encoding XdhC/CoxI family protein — protein: MREILPALSRWYASGSPFGLATVVAVSRSAPRGPGAAMAVGPGDQVVGSVSGGCVEGAVFELAKEVVESGRAQLRTFGYSDEDAFAVGLTCGGEITLLVRSVSAAADVSFGEVAASVAEHRPVVVATVIDGPAPCGATLAVWPDAVSGSLGSSGLDAAVTADARGELEQGATGLRHYGPHGERREDDVTVFLESFAPPPRMLVFGAIDFAAAVARIGAFLGYRVTVCDARPVFADPRRFPDGAEVVVDWPHRYLRGTEVDGKTVMCVLTHDPKFDVPLLEVALRSPAAYIGVMGSRRTHEDRLERLRERGLDEAELARLRSPIGLDLGARTPEEVAVSIAAEIVALRWGGSGSPLADTSGAIHPPRLRPV
- a CDS encoding caspase family protein, coding for MIIGVGKYPHLAGGEAPAANPDGMKQLSSPPLSARAFATWLLAEYDHPQKPLGSLALLLSENEPVPFLNPKTGTAHHVEVATIDNIFTAVKEWRRRGHSHDDNRLVFYFCGHGVSQGDDMSLLAADVFADEDNPLNGALDFRELMNGLKKCRAVEQVFFVDACRANSDVLIEEFGSFAGQVPLAAGNRPKEFPRRLHIPYYATLDGERSHARHGQVSLFTEALLKSLRGPGSENTGRGWRIITSRLHEAIDHFMKQPRFAGAMSGVQVPTVGELPVFDLHHLPGLPVVPVHVGCSPPEDNAVAEFTCRQPWREELRRTAAEVDDEDPNREWSLELTFGDYDFEAKVGAQDVRTAASAEVRPPFRFIELGKP
- a CDS encoding DEAD/DEAH box helicase; protein product: MNRNARTNDRYSRSRTGGSAGSAGSGGSGRDGRFRSQATGRPAGSGRSGGYGRRPAAVQGEFALPKTITPGLPAVEAFADLDMPAPLLAALSAEGVTVPFPIQAATLPNSLAGRDVLGRGRTGSGKTLAFGLALLARTAGQRAEPRQPLALVLVPTRELAQQVTDALTPYARSLRLRLATVVGGMSIGRQAGALRGGAEVVVATPGRLKDLIERGDCRLDRVAITVLDEADQMADMGFMPQVTALLDQVRPEGQRMLFSATLDRNVDLLVRRYLHDPVVHSVDPSAGAVTTMEHHVLHVHGADKHATTTEIAARDGRVIMFLDTKHAVDRLTQDLLNSGVRAAALHGGKSQPQRTRTLAQFKTGHVTVLVATNVAARGIHVDNLDLVVNVDPPSDHKDYLHRGGRTARAGESGSVVTLVLPNQRRDMARLMADAGITPQTTQVRSGEAELNRITGAQAPTGIPVTITAPVTERPKRSTTSTRGRRSRPAQARRNNAAPQTRTATSQRSSSMGSAA
- a CDS encoding ABC transporter permease; amino-acid sequence: MFVFLFTYVFGGQMAGSPQQYLQYALAGIIVQNALFMSMYTAMSLNTDLTKGVFDRLRSLPIARSAPLFGRITADLAKQLWAMLLMIGLGLLLGFRVTGGLAGFLGGILLMLTFAAAVSWTAVLIGMLAGDAEKVQVFAFTLIFPITFTSSAFVQVDTMPGWLQAWVGVNPVTHPSDAFRGLLLGTPAGEPIVWSLVWAAGIAVVFIPPAMRAYRSRG
- a CDS encoding fibronectin type III domain-containing protein; the protein is MTTALSHDRPQSTLTTSTCAGDESRGVLTVHFQLRSNESVVVSPKLQLFEGSSCSSNDLDAEDEGIQTAFAPRKSLTWSLKASNDEFGSSDFTTASLTLKHAGGSGTGIGRPAEPSAVVATRSAEDPTAVRVEWENPATDETSVQIRNTTINQTKGLPRDATAFTWSGLQPVKQCFQVRAVNNVGESDWTPVNPKGECA
- a CDS encoding glycoside hydrolase family 15 protein, which gives rise to MRDYPPIADHGMIGDLQTAALVSSDGAIDWFCAPRFDSPSIFAALLDQERGGTFRITADHPDARVTQLYSPDTAVLITRFLTTEGVGEIVDFMPVDTPETATDRHRIFRLMRVMRGSVRFTVECRPRFDYGRAPHTLTLTESGDAAVFTGAGLDVHLQSTTPLSTDHANGNDVLGTVTLGAGEAAAVVLTACAAGGEPPEPLTAETAKATLLATVQFWHRWLRTSRYRGRWRQTVNRSAITLKLLTYAPSGAPIAAATAGLPEQIGGERNWDYRYTWIRDASLSVRSLTELGFTEEANAFRRWLGLRVAADATVTGEPLQIMYRVDGDPCLDEKLLDHFEGYRGSFPVRIGNGAADQLQLDIYGEAAFAIAHGTDIAETAGYQGWQAIRGVMDWLADHWDRPDEGIWETRGGRKNFTYSRLMSWVAFDRVIRLAREHARPANLDRWTATRDAIFMQVMERGWSEKQQAFVQHYDADVLDASLLLMPLVGFLSPKDPRWLSTLDAIERELVSDSLVYRYDPSASPDGLQGSEGTFTLCTFHFVEALARAGRVDEARYAFEKMLTYANHVGLFAEEIGPAGEQLGNFPQAFTHLSLITAAMALDEELDKAEAVGPDPVR